In the Anastrepha obliqua isolate idAnaObli1 chromosome 1, idAnaObli1_1.0, whole genome shotgun sequence genome, one interval contains:
- the LOC129253015 gene encoding zinc finger CCHC domain-containing protein 10 — MSMHLKSIQMTLVGLAARKLSIKKRNAELAAAFPNGVRCQKCLQLGHWSYECKEKRKYVHRISRTKQLKKRIAEKISSESNVSGAVSTTSDTTKSSKAKRARRARTSSGSSAADGSLRSNSDTQSSSDSNGSGSSDSAEDSSSDSSSSDSDSDSSSSDSGSGSNSSNSDSSGSSDSSESSSSDDDCQTSSKKKKNNRTSSSSSDDDI; from the exons ATGTCGATGCACCTAAAAAGCATCCAAATGACGCTCGTTGGTTTAGCAGCACGAAAACTATCTATAAAGAAGCG GAATGCCGAGTTGGCCGCAGCTTTCCCAAATGGTGTACGTTGTCAGAAATGCTTACAGCTCGGTCACTGGTCCTatgaatgtaaggagaaacgcAAGTACGTGCACCGCATTTCGCGCACCAAACAACTAAAAAAGCGTATAGCAGAAAAAATATCTTCTGAAAGTAATGTTAGTGGTGCTGTTAGTACTACTAGCGATACAACCAAGTCATCAAAGGCAAAGCGTGCAAGACGTGCGCGCACTTCCTCTGGTTCTTCAGCTGCTGACGGTTCGTTAAGATCGAATTCAGACACGCAATCGTCATCAGATTCAAATGGTAGTGGTTCTTCGGATTCCGCTGAAGATTCCTCGAGCGATAGTAGTTCTTCAGACTCTGATAGTGACAGCAGCAGTAGTGATTCTGGTTCTGGTAGTAACTCTAGCAATTCAGACAGCAGTGGATCGAGCGATTCAAGCGAATCATCCAGCTCAGATGACGATTGCCAAACatcatcaaaaaagaaaaaaaacaatcgtaCCTCCAGCTCATCTAGTGATGACGACATTTGA
- the LOC129253016 gene encoding uncharacterized protein LOC129253016 — protein sequence MGRKPNATFLKNARIQKEQLQLCKIQKELENILGKVNEAINELKVEELQLKAGAAAVLSENYRSSPLNGIHTTEQPSTSSSAILSITQLPPRADYSEGYRIPSDNDDNASIDAVIINNQIIDLNMKVGKNSMEEEEDENEYMCL from the exons atgggaaGAAAACCgaatgcaacatttttaaagaatgcACGCATTCAAAAGGAACAACTGCAACTGTGTAAAATCCAAAAAGAGTTAGAAAACATACTGGGCAAAGTGAATGAAGCCATTAATGAATTGAAA GTAGAAGAATTGCAATTAAAAGCCGGCGCTGCAGCAGTTCTAAGTGAAAACTACCGTTCATCACCTCTAAACGGCATTCATACGACAGAACAACCAAGCACTAGTTCATCTGCTATTTTGTCAATAACCCAGCTACCACCAAGAGCGGATTATAGCGAAGGCTACAGAATACCAAGCGACAACGACGACAATGCATCTATTGATGCTGTTATTATTAATAATCAAATTATAGATTTAAACATGAAAGTGGGGAAAAACTCAATGGAGGAGGAAGAAGACGAAAACGAATATATGTGCTTATGA
- the LOC129253083 gene encoding uncharacterized protein LOC129253083 produces the protein MLGQEQLLEQSSIATPAGLSPQEEALQSLCKQLLKSTFFRGYYEERRFVDAVSDYRDIVGLHCSERDVERLLLDIKCKLQLFYQNSPKVWIGITHGACMGIIPKKYTLNTNIWLQLQEVAFGQYWFSVKSVRFRKNEVLLKLKVVRAVESEPRFERISSPHFHTPTLSHASNTSALAVKDSAKTLQSTPQHEELASRSNVENPEVMQIDYEDFVNVVRGWGASIKHTVYDFISNDINKDNIKGFLQFLGLVVVSLLTGSVVAIKYLGNFALRFMFEFTRFTQVMTPIILKLIDVINKIVGGFYILVAMIWKDAFMKKKTPKERVLHDYKEYPPSNLKAIEYNRPLYKSIEYNIRHSPLHSPQPPFMGTSRGPFTEFERKFQ, from the coding sequence ATGTTGGGCCAAGAGCAATTACTGGAGCAGAGTAGCATTGCAACGCCGGCAGGTTTAAGCCCACAAGAAGAGGCATTGCAGTCGCTTTGCAAACAGCTAttgaaatcaacattttttcgtGGTTATTATGAAGAGCGACGATTCGTGGACGCAGTAAGCGACTACCGAGACATAGTTGGGCTGCATTGCAGTGAACGCGATGTAGAACGCTTATTACTGGACATCAAATGCaaattacaacttttttatcagaattcACCCAAGGTGTGGATTGGCATAACACATGGTGCATGCATGGGCATTATACCGAAGAAGTATACGCTGAATACAAATATTTGGCTGCAACTGCAAGAAGTTGCATTCGGTCAGTATTGGTTTAGTGTGAAAAGTGTTCGTTTTCGCAAAAATGAGGTATTGCTAAAGTTAAAAGTAGTGCGAGCTGTTGAATCTGAGCCGCGATTTGAACGAATATCATCGCCACATTTCCACACACCTACTCTTTCGCATGCCAGTAATACGTCAGCGTTAGCAGTCAAAGATTCAGCGAAGACACTACAGAGCACACCACAGCATGAAGAATTGGCAAGCAGGTCGAATGTAGAGAATCCAGAAGTTATGCAGATCGATTACGAAGACTTTGTCAATGTGGTACGCGGCTGGGGAGCAAGCATAAAACACACTGTTTACGATTTTATATCGAACGATATAAACAAAGACAACATAAAGGGCTTTTTACAATTTCTGGGACTAGTTGTTGTCTCATTGTTGACTGGTAGCGTTGTGGCCATCAAATATTTGGGTAACTTCGCGTTGCGCTTCATGTTCGAATTCACACGTTTTACTCAAGTAATGACGCCTATCATATTGAAGCTAATCGACgtgataaataaaattgtaggtgGCTTTTATATACTCGTGGCGATGATATGGAAAGACgcatttatgaaaaagaaaacgcCGAAAGAAAGAGTGCTGCATGATTACAAGGAATATCCACCAAGCAATTTAAAAGCGATAGAATATAATCGGCCGCTATATAAAAGCATTGAATACAATATACGTCACAGCCCGCTACATTCGCCACAGCCGCCTTTTATGGGCACTAGTCGAGGACCTTTTACGGAGTTTgaacgaaaatttcaataa